From one Xiphias gladius isolate SHS-SW01 ecotype Sanya breed wild chromosome 12, ASM1685928v1, whole genome shotgun sequence genomic stretch:
- the snx15 gene encoding sorting nexin-15 isoform X2, which produces MSRKPKEEYYRFFTVTDPRTHEKGHTEYKVTARFVSKRHPEDVKEVLVWRRFSELKKLHGELAYTHRNLFRRQEEFPPFPRAQVFGRFDQAVIEDRRKAAEAMLLFTTSIPALYNSPQLKDFFRGGEVTRPLDPTPLSSAGPLPPPLIPLPKRRASDCEPAEEEEGREAPTLPQDLGTNLGLDVGEPEVAAEAYSEMGGSPREEERERLSDTELDDRARNHQSQESQEEFDSLFDSVAEEHAPSPKEGGPPPLSDIDLAVFDPCSKQGENKETSSASSDHSELFSLPPTSLDGGDMGYLNQAATELTAAMEREKEGEFSSAICGYRTAVDILITGVQGEKMRD; this is translated from the exons ATGTCACGAAAACCCAAGGAGGAATATTACCGGTTCTTTACCGTTACCGACCCACGCACTCACGAGAAGGGACACACGGAGTACAAAGTGACAGCAAGG TTTGTGTCCAAGCGTCATCCAGAAGATGTGAAGGAGGTGCTCGTGTGGAGGAGGTTCTCAGAGCTGAAGAAGCTCCACGGGGAGTTGGCCTACACTCACAGGAACTTGTTCAGAAGACAGGAGGAGTTTCCACCTTTTCCCCGTGCACAAGTTTTTG GAAGGTTTGATCAGGCTGTGATTGAGGATCGGAGGAAGGCAGCAGAAGCCATGCTTTTGTTTACTACCAGCATACCCGCACTCTACAATAGCCCACAACTCAAGGACTTCTTCAGA GGTGGCGAGGTCACAAGACCTCTAGACCCAAcccctctgtcctctgctgGGCCTCTGCCTCCCCCTCTCATCCCCCTCCCCAAGCGGAGGGCCTCAGACTGTGAGCCcgcagaagaggaggagggaagggaggcTCCCACCTTACCCCAGGACCTGGGCACCAACCTGGGCTTAGACGTGGGAGAACCTGAGGTGGCGGCTGAGGCTTACAGTGAGATGGGAGGCTCtccaagagaagaagaaagagagaggctcAGTGATACAGAGCTGGATGACAGAG CTAGAAACCACCAATCACAAGAGTCCCAGGAAGAGTTTGATTCACTGTTTGACTCTGTGGCAGAAGAGCATGCCCCATCCCCAAAGGAAGGAGGTCCACCTCCACTGTCTGATATTGACTTGGCTGTCTTTGATCCCTGCTCTAAACAAGGTGAAAATAAAG AAACATCCAGTGCCTCCAGTGACCACTCAGAGTTGTTCTCACTGCCGCCAACCAGTCTAGATGGAGGGGACATGGGTTATCTGAACCAAGCAGCCACTGAGCTAACAGCTGCtatggagagggagaaagagggagaattTAGTTCTGCCATTTGTGGATACAGGACAGCGGTGGACATATTGATCACTGGAGTGCAGGGTGAGAAGATGAGGGATTGA
- the slc3a2a gene encoding solute carrier family 3 member 2a, whose translation MNKDTEIDMKEVELNELDPEKQPMTGDGQAAGGEKNGSVKLKVPEDEVTFTGLSKEELMKVAGTPGWVRTRWVLLVLFWLGWLGMLAGAIVIIVQAPRCKPIPEMNWWNEGPLYQISDLVAFANGMAGVEAKLDDMNQLKVKGLVLGPLHTVQADMQNTLDLQAIDPVQGNEKELITLLEKAHKKGISVVLDLTPNYLGGAAWFSTGDTGDVIEKVMAAAQHWLGLGVDGIKISDFTVASNSPEWSKLQAVVQGNRTEGTKKRALMGVVEEISPAEVSQLVNTSGVDLILSDLLSSKNGGVERIKAMDTLHSQQRSLGWGLGATKWDQLSNIAKTPSLIRLYQLLLFTMPGTPVFTYGDEIGLRAATGEKSPQMVWDIEKEPAEEEVVYLAAEAERKERVALRKWFKSLSDLRGKERSLLHGDYYPLYSSNSSLSFLRLWDQSERYITAVNWGGEPETLTLSLAPTEGVELPKTAKVKLSAGINSTADATVDSTVSLDKITLGPGQAILLQFPYTG comes from the exons ATGAATAAGGACACCGAGATAGACATGAAGGAAGTGGAGCTCAATGAACTGGATCCCGAGAAGCAGCCCATGACAGGTGATGGCCAGGCGGCAGGCggagaaaaaaatggcagcGTCAAGCTGAAGGTCCCAGAGGACGAGGTTACATTCACCGGCTTGTCAAAAGAGGAGCTGATGAAGGTCGCTGGCACTCCCGG ATGGGTGCGAACCCGTTGGGTGCTTCTTGTCCTGTTTTGGCTGGGCTGGCTAGGCATGCTGGCTGGAGCAATTGTAATCATAGTCCAGGCCCCTCGCTGCAAACCCATCCCTGAGATGAACTGGTGGAATGAAGGACCTCTGTACCAGATCTCTGACCTCGTGGCTTTCGCTAACGGAATGGCAG GTGTTGAGGCAAAGTTGGACGATATGAACCAGTTGAAAGTGAAAGGTCTGGTTCTCGGCCCTCTTCACACCGTCCAGGCTGATATGCAAAACACCCTGGATCTTCAGGCAATTGACCCAGTCCAGGGAAATGAGAAAGAACTGATTACCCTGCTGGAAAAGGCCCACAAAAAAG gcaTTTCTGTGGTGCTTGACCTGACTCCAAACTACCTTGGCGGTGCTGCCTGGTTCAGCACTGGCGATACTGGTGATGTGATAGAGAAAGTCATG GCTGCAGCACAGCACTGGCTGGGTTTGGGTGTTGACGGCATCAAGATATCTGACTTCACCGTTGCCTCCAACTCCCCTGAATGGTCAAAATTGCAGGCTGTTGTCCAGGGCAACCGCACTGAGGGCACCAAGAAGAG GGCCTTGATGGGTGTAGTTGAAGAGATTTCGCCTGCGGAGGTGTCTCAGCTTGTCAATACCTCTGGTGTAGATCTCATCCTGTCtgacctgctcagcagcaaaaatgGAG GTGTGGAGCGCATCAAGGCCATGGACACTCTACACTCTCAGCAGAGAAGTCTGGGCTGGGGTCTAGGTGCCACCAAATGGGACCAGCTGTCTAATATAGCGAAAACTCCGTCCCTGATCCGTCTCTACCAGCTCCTGTTGTTCACCATGCCTGGAACCCCAGTGTTTACCTATGGAGACGAGATTGGCCTTCGGGCAGCAACA GGTGAAAAATCTCCTCAGATGGTTTGGGATATAGAGAAGGAACCCGCTGAAGAAGAAGTGGTTTATCTGGCTGCTGAG GCTGAGCGGAAGGAACGCGTTGCTCTAAGGAAGTGGTTCAAATCCCTCAGCGACCTGCGAGGCAAAGAGCGATCTCTCCTCCACGGCGACTACTACCCTCTCTACTCCTCTaactcctccctctctttcctccgtCTGTGGGACCAGAGCGAGAGATATATAACGGCTGTTAACTGGGGAGGAGAACCTGagacactcacactctcactaGCACCTACAG AGGGAGTAGAGCTGCCAAAGACAGCCAAGGTGAAGCTGTCAGCTGGCATAAACTCCACAGCAGACGCCACAGTAGACTCCACGGTCAGCCTGGACAAAATCACTCTAGGACCCGGACAAGCCATCTTGCTGCAGTTCCCCTATACAGGCTAA
- the snx15 gene encoding sorting nexin-15 isoform X3, whose translation MSRKPKEEYYRFFTVTDPRTHEKGHTEYKVTARFVSKRHPEDVKEVLVWRRFSELKKLHGELAYTHRNLFRRQEEFPPFPRAQVFGRFDQAVIEDRRKAAEAMLLFTTSIPALYNSPQLKDFFRGGEVTRPLDPTPLSSAGPLPPPLIPLPKRRASDCEPAEEEEGREAPTLPQDLGTNLGLDVGEPEVAAEAYSEMGGSPREEERERLSDTELDDRVLSPDPSPARNHQSQESQEEFDSLFDSVAEEHAPSPKEGGPPPLSDIDLAVFDPCSKQETSSASSDHSELFSLPPTSLDGGDMGYLNQAATELTAAMEREKEGEFSSAICGYRTAVDILITGVQGDPDPVRRESVMRRTAQYLKHAEMLVDRHSSPTHTHTSTHTQAQDP comes from the exons ATGTCACGAAAACCCAAGGAGGAATATTACCGGTTCTTTACCGTTACCGACCCACGCACTCACGAGAAGGGACACACGGAGTACAAAGTGACAGCAAGG TTTGTGTCCAAGCGTCATCCAGAAGATGTGAAGGAGGTGCTCGTGTGGAGGAGGTTCTCAGAGCTGAAGAAGCTCCACGGGGAGTTGGCCTACACTCACAGGAACTTGTTCAGAAGACAGGAGGAGTTTCCACCTTTTCCCCGTGCACAAGTTTTTG GAAGGTTTGATCAGGCTGTGATTGAGGATCGGAGGAAGGCAGCAGAAGCCATGCTTTTGTTTACTACCAGCATACCCGCACTCTACAATAGCCCACAACTCAAGGACTTCTTCAGA GGTGGCGAGGTCACAAGACCTCTAGACCCAAcccctctgtcctctgctgGGCCTCTGCCTCCCCCTCTCATCCCCCTCCCCAAGCGGAGGGCCTCAGACTGTGAGCCcgcagaagaggaggagggaagggaggcTCCCACCTTACCCCAGGACCTGGGCACCAACCTGGGCTTAGACGTGGGAGAACCTGAGGTGGCGGCTGAGGCTTACAGTGAGATGGGAGGCTCtccaagagaagaagaaagagagaggctcAGTGATACAGAGCTGGATGACAGAG TCCTGTCTCCTGACCCATCCCCAGCTAGAAACCACCAATCACAAGAGTCCCAGGAAGAGTTTGATTCACTGTTTGACTCTGTGGCAGAAGAGCATGCCCCATCCCCAAAGGAAGGAGGTCCACCTCCACTGTCTGATATTGACTTGGCTGTCTTTGATCCCTGCTCTAAACAAG AAACATCCAGTGCCTCCAGTGACCACTCAGAGTTGTTCTCACTGCCGCCAACCAGTCTAGATGGAGGGGACATGGGTTATCTGAACCAAGCAGCCACTGAGCTAACAGCTGCtatggagagggagaaagagggagaattTAGTTCTGCCATTTGTGGATACAGGACAGCGGTGGACATATTGATCACTGGAGTGCAGG GTGACCCAGATCCAGTACGCAGGGAGTCTGTGATGAGGAGGACTGCCCAGTATCTGAAACACGCTGAGATGTTGGTCGACAGGCACTCCtcgcccacacacactcacacatctacacacacacaggcacaggacCCATAG
- the snx15 gene encoding sorting nexin-15 isoform X1, producing MSRKPKEEYYRFFTVTDPRTHEKGHTEYKVTARFVSKRHPEDVKEVLVWRRFSELKKLHGELAYTHRNLFRRQEEFPPFPRAQVFGRFDQAVIEDRRKAAEAMLLFTTSIPALYNSPQLKDFFRGGEVTRPLDPTPLSSAGPLPPPLIPLPKRRASDCEPAEEEEGREAPTLPQDLGTNLGLDVGEPEVAAEAYSEMGGSPREEERERLSDTELDDRVLSPDPSPARNHQSQESQEEFDSLFDSVAEEHAPSPKEGGPPPLSDIDLAVFDPCSKQGENKETSSASSDHSELFSLPPTSLDGGDMGYLNQAATELTAAMEREKEGEFSSAICGYRTAVDILITGVQGEKMRD from the exons ATGTCACGAAAACCCAAGGAGGAATATTACCGGTTCTTTACCGTTACCGACCCACGCACTCACGAGAAGGGACACACGGAGTACAAAGTGACAGCAAGG TTTGTGTCCAAGCGTCATCCAGAAGATGTGAAGGAGGTGCTCGTGTGGAGGAGGTTCTCAGAGCTGAAGAAGCTCCACGGGGAGTTGGCCTACACTCACAGGAACTTGTTCAGAAGACAGGAGGAGTTTCCACCTTTTCCCCGTGCACAAGTTTTTG GAAGGTTTGATCAGGCTGTGATTGAGGATCGGAGGAAGGCAGCAGAAGCCATGCTTTTGTTTACTACCAGCATACCCGCACTCTACAATAGCCCACAACTCAAGGACTTCTTCAGA GGTGGCGAGGTCACAAGACCTCTAGACCCAAcccctctgtcctctgctgGGCCTCTGCCTCCCCCTCTCATCCCCCTCCCCAAGCGGAGGGCCTCAGACTGTGAGCCcgcagaagaggaggagggaagggaggcTCCCACCTTACCCCAGGACCTGGGCACCAACCTGGGCTTAGACGTGGGAGAACCTGAGGTGGCGGCTGAGGCTTACAGTGAGATGGGAGGCTCtccaagagaagaagaaagagagaggctcAGTGATACAGAGCTGGATGACAGAG TCCTGTCTCCTGACCCATCCCCAGCTAGAAACCACCAATCACAAGAGTCCCAGGAAGAGTTTGATTCACTGTTTGACTCTGTGGCAGAAGAGCATGCCCCATCCCCAAAGGAAGGAGGTCCACCTCCACTGTCTGATATTGACTTGGCTGTCTTTGATCCCTGCTCTAAACAAGGTGAAAATAAAG AAACATCCAGTGCCTCCAGTGACCACTCAGAGTTGTTCTCACTGCCGCCAACCAGTCTAGATGGAGGGGACATGGGTTATCTGAACCAAGCAGCCACTGAGCTAACAGCTGCtatggagagggagaaagagggagaattTAGTTCTGCCATTTGTGGATACAGGACAGCGGTGGACATATTGATCACTGGAGTGCAGGGTGAGAAGATGAGGGATTGA